From a single Sporosarcina oncorhynchi genomic region:
- the atpD gene encoding F0F1 ATP synthase subunit beta, with protein MSNGKILQVMGPVVDVKFEDGNLPGIYNALKVQIERPNEAPQTLTLEVALHLGDDTVRTIAMSSTDGLKRGTDVLDTGSSIAVPVGDVTLGRVFNVLGEIIDLGEEIPATEQRDPIHRLAPEFENLSTEVEILETGIKVVDLLAPYIKGGKIGLFGGAGVGKTVLIQELINNIAQEHGGISVFAGVGERTREGNDLFFEMTDSGVITKTAMVFGQMNEPPGARMRVALTGLTMAEHFRDEQGADVLLFIDNIFRFTQAGSEVSALLGRMPSAVGYQPTLATEMGQLQERITSTNKGSVTSIQAIYVPADDYTDPAPATTFAHLDATTNLERKLSEMGIYPAVDPLASSSRALSPEIVGEEHYEVARQVQSTLQRYRELQDIIAILGMDELSEDDKLVVGRARRIQFFLSQNFHVAEQFTGQKGSYVQVSETISGFKEILEGRYDHLPEDAFRLVGRIEEAIEKAKGMGVEV; from the coding sequence ATGAGTAACGGTAAAATACTTCAAGTAATGGGTCCTGTTGTTGACGTTAAATTCGAAGACGGCAACTTACCAGGTATCTATAACGCATTGAAGGTCCAAATCGAACGTCCGAACGAAGCGCCTCAAACGTTGACGCTTGAAGTTGCTCTCCACCTTGGAGACGACACTGTCCGTACAATCGCGATGTCATCGACAGATGGTTTGAAGCGTGGTACGGATGTACTCGATACAGGGTCATCAATTGCAGTTCCAGTCGGGGACGTTACACTTGGACGTGTATTCAACGTACTTGGAGAAATCATCGACCTTGGAGAGGAAATCCCTGCTACCGAGCAGCGTGACCCAATCCACCGTCTGGCTCCAGAATTCGAAAACCTTTCAACTGAAGTTGAAATTCTTGAAACAGGTATTAAAGTTGTCGACTTGCTTGCACCATACATCAAGGGTGGTAAAATCGGACTCTTCGGTGGAGCCGGTGTAGGTAAGACAGTTCTTATCCAGGAATTGATCAACAACATCGCACAAGAACACGGTGGTATTTCCGTATTCGCTGGTGTTGGTGAACGTACACGTGAAGGAAATGACTTATTCTTTGAAATGACTGATTCCGGCGTTATCACAAAGACGGCAATGGTATTCGGTCAGATGAACGAGCCACCTGGCGCACGTATGCGTGTTGCTTTGACTGGTTTGACAATGGCAGAACATTTCCGTGATGAACAAGGCGCGGACGTACTTCTATTCATCGATAATATCTTCCGCTTCACGCAAGCGGGTTCTGAAGTTTCTGCACTTCTTGGCCGTATGCCATCTGCTGTTGGTTACCAACCGACACTCGCAACTGAGATGGGTCAGCTTCAAGAGCGTATCACTTCAACAAACAAAGGTTCAGTTACATCGATCCAAGCGATTTACGTACCAGCCGATGACTATACGGATCCGGCTCCGGCTACAACTTTCGCTCACTTAGATGCAACGACGAACCTTGAGCGTAAACTTTCTGAAATGGGTATCTACCCTGCAGTTGACCCACTTGCTTCTTCTTCACGTGCACTTAGCCCTGAAATCGTTGGCGAAGAGCATTACGAAGTGGCTCGTCAAGTACAGTCCACATTGCAGCGTTACCGTGAACTTCAAGATATCATCGCGATCCTAGGTATGGACGAGCTCAGCGAAGACGACAAACTTGTCGTTGGACGTGCACGTCGTATCCAATTCTTCCTTTCACAAAACTTCCACGTGGCTGAGCAGTTCACAGGCCAAAAGGGATCTTATGTACAAGTTTCTGAAACAATCAGCGGCTTTAAGGAAATCTTGGAAGGTCGTTATGATCATCTTCCAGAAGATGCTTTCCGTCTTGTCGGACGCATCGAAGAAGCAATTGAAAAAGCAAAAGGCATGGGCGTAGAAGTCTAA
- a CDS encoding F0F1 ATP synthase subunit epsilon, producing MKTIKVNIVTPDGPVNESEADMVIASTETGEIGILPDHIAMVAPLQIGALRLIKDNKSLNIAVHGGFIEVRPDVITVLAQHAELASDIDLARAERAAKRAEQELQEKTDKQDMLLAELDLKRAVNRINVHKMN from the coding sequence ATGAAGACAATTAAAGTCAATATCGTTACTCCCGACGGTCCTGTTAATGAATCTGAAGCGGATATGGTAATTGCCTCAACCGAAACCGGAGAAATCGGGATTCTTCCCGACCATATTGCTATGGTTGCTCCACTTCAGATCGGTGCACTTCGACTGATTAAAGACAATAAATCTTTGAACATTGCCGTTCACGGTGGTTTCATCGAAGTACGTCCTGACGTCATCACCGTTCTCGCACAACATGCTGAATTGGCTTCTGACATTGACCTTGCTCGTGCAGAACGCGCGGCAAAACGTGCAGAACAAGAACTACAGGAAAAAACAGATAAACAGGATATGCTTTTAGCGGAACTCGATTTAAAGAGAGCGGTAAATCGTATCAATGTTCATAAAATGAACTAA
- the atpA gene encoding F0F1 ATP synthase subunit alpha produces MSIKAEEISTLIKQQIENYQSEMEVSEVGTVIKIGDGIALAHGLDNVMAGELLEFSTGVMGMAQNLEANNVGIVILGPYTDIQEGDEVRRTGRIMEVPVGEELIGRVVNSIGMPVDGLGPIATTKTRPIESPAQGVMARKSVHEPLQTGIKAIDALVPIGRGQRELIIGDRQTGKTTVAIDTILNQADQDMICIYVAIGQKESTVRGVVETLRKNGALDYTIVVTASASQPAPLLFLAPYTGVTMAEEFMFQGKHVLVVYDDLSKQAAAYRELSLLLRRPPGREAYPGDVFYLHSRLLERAAKLNDTLGAGSITALPFVETQAGDISAYIPTNVISITDGQIFLQSDLFFSGVRPAINAGLSVSRVGGSAQIKAMKKVAGTLRLDLAAFRELEAFSAFGSNLEASTQAKLDRGIRTVEVLKQDLNKPVKVEYQVVILYALTRGLLDDVAVADILRFESEISSWLESNHTEVFDHIRTTKDLPSDEIMKDAINAFKKTFVPSEA; encoded by the coding sequence ATGAGCATCAAAGCTGAAGAAATCAGCACGCTGATTAAGCAGCAGATTGAGAACTATCAGTCTGAGATGGAAGTAAGCGAAGTCGGTACAGTTATCAAAATCGGTGACGGTATCGCACTTGCTCATGGCCTCGACAACGTCATGGCCGGAGAACTTCTTGAGTTCTCAACGGGTGTCATGGGTATGGCGCAAAACTTGGAAGCGAACAACGTAGGTATCGTTATCCTCGGCCCATACACAGATATCCAAGAAGGCGATGAAGTACGTCGAACTGGCCGTATTATGGAAGTTCCAGTTGGTGAGGAACTGATCGGACGCGTAGTCAATTCAATCGGTATGCCGGTTGACGGACTAGGTCCAATCGCAACGACGAAAACTCGTCCAATCGAAAGTCCTGCGCAAGGTGTTATGGCACGTAAATCCGTTCATGAACCTTTACAGACAGGCATCAAAGCGATCGACGCACTCGTGCCAATCGGTCGTGGACAGCGTGAATTGATCATCGGTGACCGTCAAACAGGTAAAACAACTGTTGCAATCGATACAATTCTTAACCAGGCTGACCAAGATATGATTTGTATTTATGTAGCAATCGGACAAAAGGAATCCACAGTTCGTGGGGTTGTTGAAACTCTCCGTAAAAACGGCGCGCTTGATTACACAATCGTTGTAACAGCATCAGCTTCACAACCAGCTCCATTGCTATTCCTAGCACCATATACAGGTGTTACGATGGCTGAAGAATTCATGTTCCAAGGCAAGCACGTATTAGTTGTATATGATGACCTATCTAAACAAGCTGCTGCTTACCGTGAACTTTCATTGCTACTTCGTCGTCCTCCAGGTCGTGAAGCATACCCTGGTGACGTATTCTACTTGCACTCCCGTTTACTCGAGCGTGCAGCGAAGTTGAACGATACATTGGGCGCAGGTTCAATTACTGCACTTCCATTCGTTGAAACACAAGCTGGAGATATCTCCGCTTATATTCCAACAAACGTAATTTCCATCACTGATGGACAGATCTTCTTGCAGTCAGACCTCTTCTTCTCGGGTGTACGTCCAGCGATTAACGCCGGTCTTTCCGTATCCCGTGTTGGTGGTTCTGCACAGATTAAAGCAATGAAGAAGGTTGCCGGTACACTTCGTCTTGACCTTGCTGCATTCCGTGAGCTTGAAGCGTTCTCCGCATTCGGTTCCAATCTTGAAGCATCGACACAAGCGAAATTAGACCGCGGAATCCGTACTGTTGAAGTTTTGAAACAAGACTTGAACAAGCCAGTTAAAGTCGAATACCAAGTAGTCATCCTTTATGCGTTGACGCGCGGTCTACTTGACGATGTAGCTGTTGCGGATATCCTTCGTTTTGAAAGTGAAATTTCATCTTGGCTCGAATCCAACCACACTGAAGTATTCGATCATATCCGTACGACGAAAGACCTTCCGTCTGACGAAATCATGAAAGATGCGATTAACGCATTCAAAAAGACTTTCGTTCCGTCTGAAGCATAA
- the atpG gene encoding ATP synthase F1 subunit gamma, producing MVSLRDIENRIKSTKKTSQITKAMQMVSASKLTRAEMNAKAFVPYMEKIQEVVSAIASATSDSNHPMLTNRPVKKTGYIIVTSDRGLVGGYNSNIFRKAKRAIEERHASKDEVKIVAIGRKGLEFFENLGYDISESLVGVSDHPSFEEIKAIANRAVGMFTEGEYDEVYLFYNHFISAISHEVTEKKLLPLTDFSSASTMASYEFEPSAEAILKTLLPQYAESLIYGAVLDGKASEHASSMTAMKTATDNASELIDSLTLSFNRARQAAITQEITEIVGGVAALE from the coding sequence GTGGTATCATTACGCGATATAGAAAACCGTATTAAATCGACAAAGAAGACGAGTCAAATCACAAAAGCGATGCAAATGGTTTCAGCTTCCAAATTGACCCGTGCCGAAATGAATGCAAAAGCATTCGTTCCGTACATGGAGAAAATCCAGGAAGTTGTCAGTGCGATTGCGAGCGCGACAAGCGACTCCAACCATCCAATGCTAACAAACCGCCCTGTGAAAAAGACAGGCTATATTATCGTCACATCCGACCGTGGACTGGTAGGTGGTTACAACAGTAACATCTTCCGTAAAGCGAAGCGGGCGATCGAAGAACGTCACGCATCAAAAGATGAAGTGAAAATCGTTGCGATCGGTCGTAAGGGGCTTGAGTTTTTCGAGAACCTCGGCTATGACATCAGCGAAAGCCTGGTCGGTGTTTCCGATCACCCTTCTTTCGAGGAAATCAAAGCAATCGCGAATCGAGCTGTTGGCATGTTCACAGAAGGCGAATATGATGAAGTGTACTTGTTCTACAACCACTTCATCTCCGCCATCTCCCATGAAGTGACGGAAAAGAAACTGCTTCCGCTCACTGACTTTTCATCAGCATCTACAATGGCTTCGTATGAATTCGAACCTTCCGCTGAAGCGATTCTTAAAACGCTTCTTCCACAATATGCGGAAAGCCTTATTTACGGAGCAGTGCTTGATGGAAAAGCGAGCGAACATGCTTCCAGTATGACAGCGATGAAGACTGCTACGGATAATGCTTCTGAATTAATTGATTCATTAACATTGTCATTTAACCGTGCACGTCAAGCTGCAATCACGCAGGAGATCACTGAGATCGTCGGCGGAGTTGCCGCTTTAGAATAA
- the glyA gene encoding serine hydroxymethyltransferase, with amino-acid sequence MDLSNVKREDTAVYEAIMAEKNRQNANIELIASENFVTEAVMEAQGSYLTNKYAEGYPGKRYYGGCEHVDVVENIARDRVKEIFGAAYANVQAHSGAQANMAVYFTVLEPGDTVLGMNLSHGGHLTHGSPVNFSGVLYNFVEYGVSKEDECIDYEDVRQKALEHKPKLIVAGASAYPRAIDFAKFREIADEVGAYLMVDMAHIAGLVAVGEHPNPVPYAHFVTSTTHKTLRGPRGGLILVNEEFAPEFGRKIDKSIFPGIQGGPLMHVIAAKAVAFGEALKPEFKTHIQQVKKNAKALAESLMAEGVDIVSGGTDNHLLLINLKSLGITGKIAEHVLDEVGITVNKNTIPFDTESPFVTSGVRIGTPAVTTRGFKEEEMKEIGSIIADLLKNHEDEATKTEAAARVKALTDKFPLYA; translated from the coding sequence ATGGATTTGAGCAATGTGAAACGTGAAGATACAGCAGTATACGAAGCGATTATGGCAGAGAAGAATCGCCAGAATGCCAATATCGAATTGATTGCATCCGAAAACTTTGTGACGGAAGCAGTCATGGAAGCACAAGGATCATATTTGACAAATAAATATGCTGAAGGCTATCCAGGTAAGCGTTACTACGGCGGTTGCGAACACGTCGATGTCGTTGAAAACATTGCACGCGACCGGGTCAAAGAAATCTTTGGCGCAGCGTATGCAAACGTTCAAGCGCACTCCGGTGCACAAGCAAACATGGCAGTCTATTTCACAGTTCTTGAGCCAGGCGATACAGTTCTCGGTATGAATCTTTCTCACGGCGGACACTTGACGCACGGTAGCCCGGTGAACTTCTCGGGAGTTCTTTACAACTTTGTTGAGTACGGTGTAAGCAAAGAAGACGAATGCATCGATTACGAAGATGTCCGTCAAAAAGCGCTTGAGCATAAGCCGAAGCTAATCGTTGCGGGAGCAAGTGCATATCCTCGCGCAATCGACTTCGCGAAGTTCCGTGAAATCGCGGATGAAGTCGGTGCATACTTGATGGTGGATATGGCTCATATTGCTGGACTTGTCGCTGTTGGCGAGCATCCAAATCCAGTTCCATACGCTCATTTTGTTACATCAACGACACATAAGACGTTGCGCGGTCCACGTGGCGGCCTCATTCTTGTCAACGAAGAATTCGCACCTGAATTCGGTCGTAAAATCGACAAGTCGATCTTCCCAGGTATCCAGGGTGGTCCGTTGATGCACGTGATCGCGGCAAAAGCGGTTGCATTCGGCGAAGCATTGAAACCTGAATTTAAAACGCATATCCAACAAGTGAAGAAGAACGCGAAAGCACTTGCAGAAAGTTTGATGGCAGAAGGTGTTGATATCGTTTCAGGCGGAACGGACAATCACTTGTTGCTCATCAACTTGAAGTCACTTGGCATCACAGGCAAAATCGCAGAACACGTCCTTGACGAAGTCGGCATCACAGTGAACAAAAACACAATTCCATTCGACACGGAAAGCCCATTCGTCACTTCAGGCGTCCGTATCGGAACACCTGCCGTCACAACACGCGGCTTCAAAGAAGAAGAAATGAAGGAAATCGGTTCCATCATCGCTGACCTTCTGAAAAACCACGAAGACGAAGCAACGAAAACAGAAGCAGCAGCACGTGTTAAAGCATTGACAGATAAGTTTCCTTTATATGCTTGA
- a CDS encoding nuclease-related domain-containing protein, producing the protein MIYKKRSKPLMLVGLESLIIRLPNNHYYYPKVEEDLRKRRAGFAGELNFDKHINEFRPSYPIALLHDVCLLQNGVYFQMDSVMILPDRILIFEVKNLAGTLRVKTNPTQFIQEHYEERKVINSPITELDRKKIFLELWLKERGFNIPIKGIVALAFTNELHNENQMDTILAFTQEIPIILYDMKVSDELINRIEMKKLAVEMINAHQEYNPLPLCRTMNIPREEILSGVICQNCSEGKMQWQKKRWKCIVCQSVCANSHHQLLSDWFCLIDNKITNREFRSFSMIDDRSVAKRMLKKSGLLMTGKAKTAFYSKHR; encoded by the coding sequence ATGATCTATAAAAAACGGAGCAAGCCATTGATGTTGGTTGGTTTGGAGTCATTAATTATTAGACTCCCGAACAATCATTATTATTATCCTAAAGTTGAAGAAGACCTGAGAAAAAGGAGAGCTGGATTTGCGGGGGAACTGAATTTTGATAAGCATATAAATGAGTTTCGTCCATCTTATCCAATAGCGTTGCTACATGATGTATGTCTGCTTCAAAACGGCGTTTATTTTCAAATGGATTCTGTGATGATTTTGCCAGACCGTATTCTGATTTTTGAAGTTAAAAATTTAGCAGGTACTTTACGCGTCAAGACGAATCCTACACAATTTATCCAGGAACATTATGAGGAGAGAAAAGTGATTAACAGTCCCATTACTGAACTTGACCGCAAGAAGATTTTCTTGGAACTGTGGTTAAAAGAGAGAGGATTTAACATACCAATTAAAGGTATTGTCGCATTGGCTTTCACAAATGAGTTGCATAACGAGAATCAAATGGATACCATTCTGGCATTTACCCAGGAAATCCCTATTATTCTTTACGATATGAAGGTAAGTGATGAATTAATTAATCGTATTGAAATGAAAAAGCTGGCAGTTGAGATGATTAACGCTCATCAAGAATACAATCCTTTACCATTATGCAGAACGATGAATATTCCCAGAGAAGAAATTTTATCAGGAGTGATTTGTCAAAACTGTAGTGAAGGAAAAATGCAGTGGCAAAAGAAAAGATGGAAATGTATTGTCTGTCAGAGTGTCTGTGCTAATAGTCATCACCAATTATTGTCCGATTGGTTTTGTCTGATTGACAACAAGATTACAAATCGGGAATTTCGTTCATTTTCCATGATAGATGATCGGTCTGTAGCAAAACGAATGTTGAAGAAGTCTGGACTACTGATGACTGGGAAGGCGAAAACCGCTTTTTATAGTAAGCACCGTTAG
- the atpB gene encoding F0F1 ATP synthase subunit A, with the protein MEHGNPLVTAFKGTAFEMTFNLSNVLMLFITCLIVFLIAVFATRNLQLKPTGMQNFFEWVMDFVKGIIKSNMDWKTGGRFHVLGITLIMFLFVANVIGLPMAVYWKGDLWWKSPTADPVVTLTLAAMVIVLTHYYGVKMTGLKGYGKGYLKPLPFLVPLKIIEEFANTLTLGLRLYGNIYAGEVLLGLLAGLATSSFFGLVGAVVPALAWTGFSIFVGGIQSFIFVMLSMVYMSHKVSEDH; encoded by the coding sequence ATGGAACATGGAAATCCGTTAGTAACGGCTTTCAAAGGAACAGCATTCGAAATGACTTTCAACTTGTCCAACGTACTAATGCTCTTTATTACTTGTTTAATTGTATTCCTCATCGCTGTTTTCGCTACACGCAATTTGCAGCTAAAACCGACGGGTATGCAAAACTTCTTTGAATGGGTCATGGACTTCGTCAAAGGAATTATTAAAAGTAATATGGACTGGAAAACAGGTGGACGATTCCATGTATTGGGAATCACCCTTATCATGTTCCTCTTTGTAGCGAACGTCATAGGACTTCCAATGGCTGTTTATTGGAAAGGTGATCTTTGGTGGAAATCACCAACTGCAGATCCTGTAGTTACATTGACACTTGCAGCTATGGTCATTGTTCTGACGCACTACTACGGTGTTAAGATGACTGGTCTCAAAGGGTATGGAAAAGGTTATTTAAAACCACTTCCTTTCTTGGTACCTCTTAAAATCATCGAGGAATTCGCTAACACGTTGACACTCGGTCTACGTCTTTATGGTAACATCTATGCTGGTGAAGTTCTTCTTGGCCTTCTGGCGGGACTTGCAACATCCAGTTTCTTTGGTTTAGTAGGAGCGGTTGTACCGGCTCTTGCATGGACAGGCTTCTCGATTTTCGTCGGGGGGATCCAGTCATTCATCTTCGTTATGTTGTCTATGGTCTACATGTCACACAAAGTGTCAGAGGACCATTAA
- the atpE gene encoding F0F1 ATP synthase subunit C has product MVGSVGVLAAAIAIGLGALGAGLGAGLVVSKTQEGIARQPEARGILQTNMFVGVALVEVVPIFAAVIAFIVMNK; this is encoded by the coding sequence ATGGTAGGTTCAGTTGGTGTATTAGCAGCAGCAATCGCAATCGGTCTTGGAGCACTTGGTGCAGGTTTAGGTGCAGGTCTAGTCGTTTCAAAAACACAAGAAGGTATCGCTCGTCAACCTGAAGCACGTGGTATTCTTCAAACAAATATGTTCGTCGGTGTTGCACTTGTTGAAGTTGTTCCGATTTTCGCAGCTGTTATCGCGTTCATCGTAATGAACAAGTAA
- the wecB gene encoding non-hydrolyzing UDP-N-acetylglucosamine 2-epimerase: MTIFGTRPEAIKMAPLVLELQKHTEDIESIVTVTAQHRQMLDQVLHAFDITPDYDLNIMKDRQTLIDVATRGLEGLDKIMKDAQPDIVLVHGDTSTTFIGSLAAFYNQIAVGHVEAGLRTWDKFSPYPEEMNRQLTGVLADLHFAPTEKSAQNLLNEAKPKDRIYITGNTAIDALQTTVRDDYHHQVLDEIGDDRLILLTAHRRENLGEPMRNMFRAINRILEKHPDTQVIYPVHMNPAVREVADELLGNNKRVHLIEPLEVVDFHNFAARSHIILTDSGGIQEEAPSLGKPVIVLRDTTERPEGIEAGTLKLAGTDEDMIFNLTDELLSNEEEYTKMSKASNPYGDGKASGRIVEALKGYLSSLES; encoded by the coding sequence ATGACGATTTTCGGTACAAGACCGGAAGCGATTAAAATGGCTCCGCTCGTACTTGAATTGCAGAAACATACAGAGGACATCGAATCGATTGTCACTGTGACTGCACAGCATCGTCAAATGCTGGACCAAGTTTTGCATGCATTCGATATTACACCCGATTATGATCTCAATATTATGAAAGACCGTCAGACGTTGATCGACGTAGCAACACGTGGCCTTGAAGGACTCGACAAAATCATGAAAGACGCGCAGCCGGACATCGTGCTCGTCCATGGTGATACGTCGACGACTTTCATCGGAAGTCTTGCTGCATTCTATAACCAGATTGCGGTCGGGCATGTGGAAGCGGGCCTTCGTACATGGGATAAGTTTTCCCCGTATCCGGAAGAGATGAACCGACAGTTAACCGGCGTACTTGCAGACCTTCATTTTGCACCGACAGAGAAGTCTGCGCAGAACCTATTAAATGAAGCAAAACCAAAAGACCGCATTTATATTACAGGCAATACAGCAATAGATGCATTGCAGACGACAGTCCGCGACGACTATCACCATCAAGTTCTCGACGAAATTGGCGACGACCGACTGATCTTGTTGACGGCGCACCGCAGAGAAAATCTCGGTGAACCGATGCGCAATATGTTCCGTGCTATCAACCGCATCCTTGAAAAGCACCCGGATACACAAGTCATCTATCCAGTGCATATGAATCCGGCGGTACGTGAAGTGGCGGATGAACTGCTTGGTAATAATAAACGCGTACATCTCATCGAGCCACTTGAAGTAGTCGATTTCCATAACTTTGCTGCACGCTCGCATATTATCCTCACCGATTCTGGTGGCATTCAGGAAGAAGCACCTTCACTCGGCAAGCCGGTTATCGTGCTGCGGGATACGACGGAGCGTCCTGAAGGAATTGAAGCGGGTACGTTGAAACTGGCGGGGACTGATGAAGATATGATCTTCAATCTGACAGATGAATTACTGTCAAATGAAGAAGAATATACGAAGATGTCCAAAGCATCCAATCCATATGGAGATGGAAAAGCTTCCGGCCGTATTGTCGAAGCACTTAAAGGATATCTTTCTTCACTGGAGTCATAA
- the upp gene encoding uracil phosphoribosyltransferase, whose product MAKVHVFDHPLIQHKLTFIRDVNTGTKEFRELVDEVATLMAYEITRDLPLQEVDVETPVCMSKSQVLAGKKLGIVPILRAGIGMVDGILKLIPAAKVGHVGLFRDPDTLQPHEYFVKLPSDVAEREFILVDPMLATGGTAVEAVNSLKKRGAKNIRFMCLIAAPEGVKVFTEAHPEIDIYIAAMDERLNEKGYIVPGLGDAGDRLFGTK is encoded by the coding sequence ATGGCGAAAGTACATGTATTTGATCATCCGCTCATCCAGCATAAATTAACGTTTATCCGTGACGTAAACACGGGTACGAAGGAGTTCCGTGAGCTTGTCGATGAAGTAGCGACGCTGATGGCATACGAAATTACGCGCGATCTTCCATTACAGGAAGTGGATGTAGAGACACCTGTCTGTATGTCGAAATCGCAAGTGTTAGCAGGTAAGAAACTTGGGATCGTTCCGATTCTCAGAGCGGGTATCGGTATGGTCGATGGCATTTTGAAATTGATTCCGGCAGCGAAAGTTGGACACGTCGGTCTATTCCGGGATCCGGACACACTACAGCCACATGAGTATTTTGTGAAGCTGCCGTCTGACGTGGCGGAGCGTGAATTCATCCTTGTCGATCCGATGCTTGCAACAGGCGGTACGGCAGTCGAAGCTGTAAATTCACTGAAGAAACGCGGAGCGAAAAACATCCGTTTCATGTGTCTAATTGCAGCACCTGAAGGCGTGAAAGTATTCACAGAAGCGCATCCTGAAATCGATATCTACATCGCAGCGATGGATGAGCGATTAAATGAAAAAGGATATATCGTACCGGGGTTAGGCGACGCGGGCGATCGTCTTTTTGGAACAAAATAA
- the atpF gene encoding F0F1 ATP synthase subunit B: MSANADSGFLAKLNNPDGLNLGDIFVTVFFFAILMLLLKKFAWGPLMGIMDQRAQLIADEIEAAEKSRLDSQNLLEEQRALLKEARDNAQSIVENARKQGEANSEELIAAARAEVNRMKESATLEIATEKEKAVAAVREEFVSLSILAASKVLGKEISEEDNRALIEETIVKAGESR; encoded by the coding sequence TTGTCCGCAAACGCTGACTCGGGATTTTTGGCGAAATTGAATAATCCTGATGGCCTGAATCTAGGCGATATCTTCGTCACAGTATTCTTCTTTGCAATCCTCATGCTTCTTCTTAAGAAATTCGCATGGGGTCCACTAATGGGCATCATGGATCAACGTGCTCAATTGATCGCGGACGAAATCGAAGCAGCTGAAAAAAGCCGCTTAGATTCACAAAATCTTTTGGAAGAGCAACGCGCCCTTCTGAAGGAAGCCCGTGACAACGCACAGTCGATTGTTGAAAACGCACGTAAGCAAGGCGAAGCAAATAGCGAAGAGCTGATTGCAGCTGCTCGTGCAGAAGTGAACCGGATGAAAGAATCCGCTACACTTGAAATCGCAACAGAGAAAGAAAAGGCAGTTGCAGCCGTACGCGAAGAATTCGTTTCACTTTCAATCTTGGCGGCTTCAAAAGTACTTGGAAAAGAAATCTCCGAGGAAGACAACCGTGCATTGATTGAAGAAACGATTGTGAAGGCAGGCGAAAGCCGATGA
- a CDS encoding F0F1 ATP synthase subunit delta — translation MSQSVVAERYATAVFELAQQHGQTASIQEELNELKQAFRDNKGLNELLTSPKLSAAKKKDVIKTVFNGVNPIVMNTLFVLVDAKRLDEVQNVFEQFHKLANDAAGIADAKVYSTIPLTEMETNSISSTFAQKIGKQSLRIENIIDPSLIGGIRLQIGNQIYDSSLSAKLSKLKRNLIGS, via the coding sequence ATGAGCCAGTCGGTAGTAGCTGAACGCTATGCCACAGCCGTTTTCGAATTAGCACAGCAACACGGACAAACCGCTTCCATTCAGGAAGAACTAAACGAATTGAAGCAGGCTTTCCGTGATAACAAAGGCTTAAACGAGTTGCTAACTTCTCCGAAACTGTCAGCGGCAAAGAAAAAAGACGTCATCAAGACGGTATTCAACGGTGTTAATCCAATTGTCATGAACACATTGTTCGTGCTAGTGGACGCGAAACGTTTGGATGAAGTCCAAAATGTCTTTGAACAATTCCACAAATTGGCGAATGATGCTGCTGGAATCGCAGATGCGAAAGTATACTCTACAATTCCTTTAACGGAAATGGAGACGAACTCGATTTCTTCGACATTCGCACAGAAGATCGGCAAACAATCATTACGCATTGAAAATATCATCGATCCTAGTCTGATTGGCGGCATCCGCCTTCAGATCGGTAATCAGATTTACGACAGCAGTCTTAGCGCCAAGCTTAGCAAGCTGAAACGTAACCTGATCGGATCCTAA
- a CDS encoding ATP synthase subunit I, whose protein sequence is METLQEIFNKQRKALFFLATLFILGWIFTDWKTIFAGLLLGSFFGLYNFWILVRKMGKVEQKFSEGKHSLSLGTALRFASGVAAAAIATTMPEYFDLIGTVIGFAIPYILLLVERIIYHARHQ, encoded by the coding sequence ATGGAGACATTGCAAGAAATCTTCAATAAGCAGCGTAAAGCTCTCTTTTTTTTGGCCACATTATTCATTCTTGGATGGATTTTCACCGATTGGAAGACGATTTTTGCCGGTTTACTACTAGGTTCTTTTTTCGGATTGTATAATTTCTGGATTCTTGTCCGTAAAATGGGGAAGGTCGAACAGAAGTTTTCCGAAGGTAAGCACAGCTTATCGCTAGGAACAGCGTTGCGTTTCGCATCAGGTGTCGCTGCGGCAGCCATTGCGACTACGATGCCGGAGTATTTTGATTTGATCGGTACGGTTATCGGATTCGCGATACCCTACATTCTCCTACTAGTGGAGAGGATCATCTACCACGCTAGACATCAATAA